In Salarias fasciatus chromosome 20, fSalaFa1.1, whole genome shotgun sequence, a single window of DNA contains:
- the LOC115407663 gene encoding epithelial membrane protein 3-like: MAYLLMFVTLLHLITLAMLFIATMEKSWWVWDGMENSDLWYNCRFDNSTGTWLCASSKETEWLQAVQVLMVLSVVFSSVSFLVFLGQLFTMSKGGLFYFTGLCQVFAGLTAFSAALIYTLHNKDILPDSKDLTSGHFGYCFILAWVCVPLLLCSGIIYVHLRKKE, encoded by the exons ATGGCGTACCTGCTCATGTTTGTCACCCTGCTGCACCTCATCACACTGGCAATGCTGTTCATCGCAACCATGGAGAAG tCCTGGTGGGTGTGGGACGGCATGGAAAATTCAGACCTATGGTACAACTGTCGCTTTGACAACTCCACAGGGACTTGGCTGTGTGCATCCTCCAAAGAAACTG AGTGGCTTCAGGCTGTTCAGGTCCTGATGGTCCTCTCGGTGGTCTTCTCTTCCGTCTCCTTCTTGGTGTTCCTGGGTCAGCTCTTCACCATGTCTAAGGGCGGGCTCTTCTACTTCACTGGACTGTGTCAAGTGTTTGCAG gTCTGACAGCCTTTTCTGCAGCTCTCATCTACACACTGCACAATAAGGACATCCTTCCAGACTCCAAAGATCTGACTTCAGGACACTTTGGCTACTGCTTCATCCTGGCCTGGGTGTGTGTTCCTTTGCTGCTGTGTAGTGGGATCATATACGTCCATCTGCGCAAGAAAGAGTGA